In the Trichoderma atroviride chromosome 4, complete sequence genome, GGGAGCTTCCGTTTTATCGGACGACCAGATTCCCTGGGGAAAGCTCCTCGATAAAAAATTCCGCAACCAATGGAGCCGTGGCACCCAAATACTATTATGGGATCGCCTGAAACAGACTGTTCCAGACTGGGAAACAATATCAGTACTGGACGTTGCTCAGTACATTATCAACGAGTATAACCGAACAGGAAGCCTGCCTGAAGTTACAGGTAGTGGctatgatgacgatgagcgaGAGAAGGAACTGCTTGGGCACACTCATCCTCGTACTAAGCCCACTGCTGTGGCGAAAAGTGCAGAGTTTGTCGAGGATTCTGGTGCTGAGGACGAGCATCACGATGACGGGCAACAGAACCAAGATGACAAGCTTGACATTACTATTGATCCTGCATTAATGGGAGAGCCGCCGCTCTCCCCACCAAAGACCACCCCAAAACAGAAGAAGGCTACACGGGTGAGGCCACGggcgaagaagccaaagaaggtGTCCCTTAGCCAGGACCCCATTGAGGAGAGCGAACCGATTCTACCGCCAAGCACGATcgatgaaggcgaagagTCTAATCTCGACGAGGCACAAGTTCGGAAATCGAAGACACCGAGCAAATTCAAGTCTGTTAACACCACGCTCGAAGAGGACGGTGTCGCTGCTCCTGAAGAAGAGCCTTATTCAGACAGCATTATGGACGACATGGAAGATCTACCCGCTAGAGTTCTAGCCTAATGCGTACCGTGTATAACTCAGTAATAATTGTttcaaggatgaagaagaagaaaatgtaTGAATTGGGAGGGCTTTGGGAATGGTTCGCGATTGAGTATCTGCTATTTTAGGCTATACGGACCATTGTGTTATGGCTGCTGTTAATGGAAACTTGGAAGCGGCCTGgtttgattttcttttcatttcgCTGTCGACGAAGAAAAGATAGATCGTCTGCCAGCTTGTAATCAGACTTGGCGTGCCTAGGCTGCTTAGTGTAAATGACAATATGAATAAATTTATGAAAACTGTATTGTTTTAAATGTAGCTGCTGAAGCGCTCGCTATTTGAAACGTGTTGGTGGCTTTTGGATTGGCAGACAATATTAAGACGGCTCCTTAGTTGCGCGTCCTAGTTGCGTTGCTGTACTAGTACAAGAACTACTTGCTTAAAACGCTATCTCCTGCTTTCAATATTCCATTTTCCGTCCCTAGGACGAAGTCATTTGTTTATGGGCATGCGGCTCCGAAAATGATCGGGACGCAACTACCGCGGCGCAAAGTCGCAGTCATCGGCCTCGGTAAGTCTCATGATTTTCACGGCTTGTCCCCGGCGGAAGTAGGCAGAAGACCACTATCATGTGTCTTTGAATCATAAACCATGTTAAACATGTAAGATAAAactaggaaaaaaaaaaaactaattgTAATGGCTGGATAGGTGCTTTGGGAATTGTGGCGGTCAAAAACCTGCTCGAAGAAGGATTCGATGTAACGGGATTCGAGCGCAGCAGTTATATCGGCGGCCTATGGCATTTTACTGAGAATGAGGATACTTTGAGCGTTTTAGAATGTCAGTCAGTCACGGTATTCTATGCCTCAAGGATTGGAGTTATCGGACCTACTTGCTGACAATCGGTATCGTTTCAGCAACGACGACCAACATCTCAATAGATCGCGTCAGTGCCGATGAATATAATTTGTTGTTTACAATTCACTTACTAACCAACAATAGGGGGCATTTACtgattttccttttccagctgGTATGGCATGCGATTTCATGACCGATTCTATCCCATCTTCTGCTCTTTACATGTTATGCCCTTGATATTAATgggaagctgaagctgacaCTATCGCATGACTCAAAAGGCACCCCAATATACTGTCATGCGAAAGGGGTAAATGATTATCTCGAGGCCTATGCGAGCCATTTCAATCTTGGACCTCATTTTCACCTTTCCACTACCGTTAGATCGATATCTCGGGATGAAAAGGGTGGAGGCAGATGGAGATTAGATTTCGAAGGACGGCCTAGCGAATGGTTCGACAGAGTTGTTATGGCCACTGGCCCCCATGTTAAACCATGGATGCCAAAGTTCGAAGGGGCAGATGTCTTTACTGGCCGACTCATCCACTCAAGGAGTTTTAAGAAGTGAGCTCGCATCTTCTAGCAGCTTCCCCTTGTTGTGTCCACGCAAACTGACAGACCTAGACCGGAAGTGTTTGATGGGCAAAAAGTTGTTGTAGTTGGCCTTGGGAATAGCGGAGGTGACATTGTCGATGCGCTCATTGGCCATGCCTCGCATATTTCATTATCGCACAACGGTGGCGCTATCATTGTATAAGATACTCTTTCCCATGACCCCCATCTTGCCTCTCTTGCAATTAGGCGCTGATAGATTCTCAAAGATGCCCAGTCTCGTCAACGGTGTGTCGGTTGCGGACGTTGTGTCATACAGATCCCTCTACATGGAAGACATTGTCGGTACACTGtttccagcagcttctgagAGGCTATTCAACGAAACCATTCATCGAGTCTCGAGGGACGCGTTTGGAGAACTCGATCCATCTTGGGGGCTTAATCCAAGTCTTCCAGTCAAGACGGCCAATGTGGTCATTTCAGATACTCTAATTGCCAACTTTCGATCCAAAGCCGTGAAGCCTATTGTAGGCATTCGGCGGTTCATTGGCGGGCGGAAGATTGAGCTAAAATCTGGTGAGGTTGTCGAAGCTGATACAGTCATCTGCTGTACGGGATATAACAACGACTTCAGCCTCCTGGAAAAAGAATTCGACCCGGCCTCCAATCCCTCCCCCCGCTGGGTAAAAGCCCCTGGCTCCAAGAACAGACCATGTCCACGGCTATACCAAaacgtcttctctctcaaggCACCAGACTCTCTGGCCTTTATGGGTTGCGTCACCTTCATCAACGGCACATTCTGCGTCGCTGACATTGCTAGCATGTGCATCGCTCAAGTCTGGTCAGGCAGAGCttcgttgccgccggcgcgGCAGATGCAACGCTGGATGGACCGGCACGAGGAGAGGATGTGCAGCCTTGCGCAGACGGGGCCTGTGTTTCCTGCGTCATTGCCACAGGGCGAATGGCTGGCATGGGCGGATAAAACAGCAGGCCTGGGTGCGGCAGAGCAtctgggctggggctggaaaGGCTGGCGCTTTTGGTGGCGGGAGAGGAGGCTGTGGAAGATGGTCATGGATGGGCCCTTGACCGCTGCTCTTTGGCGGCTGTTTCCTGGAAGGAGAAAGTGCTGGGACGGTGCGAGGGCGCAGATAGAGAGGATTAATCAAGAGGTGGAAAGAAAGCGAGAGGAAGCATGGGAGCGGGAGTTGAAGGAAATCTCAGACACTGATTCAAGCAATTGATGCTCAGTTGCCAAATATGGAAATAACAGAAGGTCGCACAAACACTGATGGCATGGCTGGACTTGGAAGTTTGCTCTGATGTCTGTTTCTGGACATTTTGGAATATATCCTGCGGCTGTCTGTGCTCGGCTGCAGCTCTATTCTACAGGCACCTTTGAAGCCTCGCCGAAGTGGAGTTGATAGCGAAACCAGATATCACAGTACACTTGCAGGGTGCTACTTGAGCTTTCTCATGTTCCATCACAGAATATCTAATCACTGTTCATGATTTTCACGCCCTCCTGGCATATTGCTGCCTGTATGCTTATTCTTTGCCAGGGTCAGGGCCCATGTATAGGGATTAGATGTCATAGGACCAAGTGCCGTAGTATCCGCCCTTTGCGTGTTTCGAGCGACATGGTCATGAATATCAAATGACGATTCGGTATCCTGAATTTTGCACCGGGATTTTTTCCCGCCTCGCCTATTGCCTTGCTAGGCCTCGCCATGGCCTTCGGAGGCGATTAAAAAAGGGCTCCGACGCGATGTTGGGCACAGAATGACCTGTAAGCTGATACTGCTAGCTGATCAATAGTGGGGGAGGGGCAGCCTTCCCGATACCCCTGCGGCCAATTCGTATCGTCGCCTAAAAAAATCTACTAGCTGGCATCATCAACCGAAGCTTTACAGCGCCGGAATCCTCGACAGGATCCTGGCGTACTTGGGAGAATCGCTGCTACACGACACGACACGCATGACTAGCATTGTGACTGGTAGCGTGCAAGGGATTCGGACTGCGACGCTTCTATGGAGGCTTGGTCATAGTTCGCCTCGAGTTCCATGATTGTTGGGTAAAGGGGCATTCAACTGACTTCTAGCGCTGGTCTATATATCGAGGCAGAAGACGCAATGCTCAGAGCGAATTTCAACTTTGGCAACTTCTTGTTATTTCTGCCATCAACacctcagcagcagaaacTCCTTTGATTCCCCACCTCCCCCCCAAAGCCTGCGAAATGGCTTCTGTTGAAGCTCTCTGGAGCAACCTCATGTCGAGGCTCAACGATATCGAAGTCAACGAGACTCACCAATCTATTGCCGTTGCGGCCATAGCTActtttcttgtccttttaTTCACAACCAAAGCGCTCTCAGGAAGCCCTACAACAATAGCAGCCAATGGTAACCAAAAGATCCCATCGTCGCCGAGTTACTGGCTGCCCTTTCTTGGCCATGCCTTGTCTATGGTTTTTGGCAAAGATAGCTTCCTAGCTGGCATGCGGAGTCGCTTCCCAGAAGgcattttttctttgaaGATGGCCGGGAGGATGCATCATTTCGTGTACAAGCCCTCGCTTGCTGCGGCACTGTTGAACCTGCAACGACCTGCTGAGGATGAGCAAATGCTGGCAAATCGACTGCTTGAATCTACCTTTGGCGTGAGCAAGAAGGACCAAGCAATCTACAACAAGATATTCCCAGAGGCGTTGGCACAGTGGAAGCATCTCAGCTCTGAGCCTGGGCTTAGCGAAGTTACCAACGTGACGTTATCGCAGGTTAAGCAGAATATCATTAACCTGGTCACATTCAGTCCCAATCCCATGGACCAAACAGAATGGGAGAAGTTGGCGGACGTCGATGTCATTGAGGAGAACACTAAAGAGGGCCCCATTACCCAAGTTGACTTGACGGAGCTTACAAGGAACTTTGTTGCAATCACTGTGATTCCCGCCATATACGGTACCGACTTTGTGGAAAATTTTCCAGAGATATGGAAGTGGATGTGGATATACAACGAATCTTTTGTGCTTCTGGCCACAGGTGTTCCTGCTTGGGTCCCTTGGCCGCGGCTCCAGCGTGGAAAGCTCGCCAGGAGACGCGTTCTAGCAATGTTGTACGAGTTCAACGAAGCGATGGACAGGCACTTGAACGGAGAAGAGAACGACCCCAAGTGGCAGAATCTGGATAATGTCAGCAGACTTGTCAAAGGCAGAATCGAGCTCTTCAGGAAGCATGGCGTATCGCTTGAGGGCCGAGCCGCCTTTGATCTTGCGCTTTTATGGGCCTCGGTTGCAAATTCCAACGCTCTCATCCCGTGGATGCTTTTTGAGCTTTACAGGGACCCTGTGCTTTTGGAGCAGGTTCGAGAAGAAATTGCACCCCATGTCAACGCCGTGCAGCCAGAAAACGAATTTGGATCCGCAGTCTGGGTACCGCCGGTACTGGAAGACATCGATATCGACGGTCTGATTACTAAGTGCCCGCTTCTCAAAGCATCATACATTGAAACCCTGAGGGTGTACTCTGGAGGATGGTCGATGAAGCTGATGTACCATGACACAGtgttggaggagagaggaaaaggcggAGAATCATTCCTCTTGAAGAAGGGGACATATGCGCATATCCCTCAAGAGCTTCATCAGTTCGATCCACAATACTTTTCGAATCCAAAAGAGTGGCAGGCGGAAAGGCATATTCGGGAAACAGTAGACGAGAATGGGAAGAAGTCTTTGATAGCGGATATGGGAACTTTGAGACCATACGGTAAGTGGTTTTGCTACCCTTCGACTTTGATAATCTTTTCTAACTGGCTTTTTGTAGGAGGCGGCTTGAAGATGTGCAAGGGACGACAATTCGCGCTCCGAGAGATACTGCTGTATACAGCGGCCATCATCACATTCTACGACATGCAGGCGCCGAAAGGAGGGTCATGGAGTGAGCCTCAGACGAGGAAGCTTGTTGCGAACAGACATCCGAAGAAGCCGTTGAAGGTGTGGGTTAAGAGGAGAGGCCAACTAGCCAAGGACGAGGGGAATGAAGAGTCATGAAACATATAGACGTATAATTTTAAGCAAATCATGGTTTTatgattttcttcttgtttgaAATAGCCGATTGGGGGTCGCGTAATATTCGCGTTTCCATGTTCATTGGTGCGCTCCTAGCTTCAAGGAACGACTAGTATTTGTCAATGTGAGACTACATGCACATGTATAGACATGCTATGGAAGCTGCAACAAGGTAAACTGATGGATTCTCGTTTCTTAGATTCTGGTTATAGGTAAGCAATCATTTGTTTATCACTTACAAATACAATGTACACATAAATCCCAGACGTGGACCGTGCTGCCTCAGGTGTAAACGATGACACCATAGCGTCGCCGACTCGCGAACCGGAGCCGAGCCTCGAAACGCCGCGACAAAACGTCGATACCTATTTCTGCGGGAATTTGCCGGGCCAGGCTTACTTTGCAAACTGCACAGCGATGCTGCTCTCGCGACTGTAACCCGCCGACAAGCTACTGGAGCGTTCCCGGAGACATTCTGaggcgtcgtcgccgtctcTGCTGCTACACACAGTATCATCGACACACGTGCCCAGCTCCCAACCCCGCCAAGCTCCGAGAAACGAAGCTCTCTCCAGCATCTACACGTTCGACGGTTGGCGCTCACTCGAGGATGTTTCCCCCTTGATGGGAACCTACGACCATGATCCCGCGAATTCTCCCTCGAGCGGCGCTCGCCTGTCCGCGGAGCAGCGTCGCGAAGGCGCACAGTCTCCCGCTATGGCTCGCGCAGAAGCCAATTGCTGCTCTCCATCGACCCCTCCGGACTTCGGCTGCGTGCCGCTATGATCGAACGCCGTCGCCAGTTCCCGAGTCGCTGAAACCCGCACCAACGAGCCCGAatgcttctgctgctgctgcgactaCTGCGACTACTGCGACTACTGCGACTACTGCGACTACTGCGACTACTGCGACTACTGCGACTGCTGCGACTGCTGCGACTGCTGCATCCTCGGCGAAAGACGCTGCGAAGAAACCCAACAATGTCGCCGCCGACCCCCTTGCGACTGTGGAAAAGTCCAACACGGAGCAGCGCAAGGCTGACTGGGCTATAATGAAGGAGATGTCGCGATATCTGTGGCCCAAAGGCGACGTGGGCACCAAGGTGCGCGTAGGCCTTGCGGTAGCTCTGCTGATTGGCGCAAAAGTCCTAAATGTGCAGGTGCCCTTCTACTTCAAGAGCATTGTGGACTCGTTGAAcattgatgttgctgctgttggcggcACAGCTACAACTGTAGCGGGTGCCATGATTCTCGCATACGGAGCTACCAGGATAGGCGCTACACTCTTCCAAGAACTGCGAAATGCCGTCTTCGCCTCTGTTGCCCAAAAGGCTATTCGCGGCGTTGCGCGAAATGTGTTTGATCATTTGTTACGGCTTGACCTCAGCTTCCACTTGTCCAAGCAGACAGGAGGCTTGACGCGAGCCATGGATCGCGGTACAAAAGGCATCAGCTTCCTCCTCACTAGCATGGTCTTCCATATACTTCCAACGGCGTTGGAGATTGGCATGGTTTGCGGAATCCTCACATGGCAGTATGGCTTCAAGTTTGCGGCTGTAACGGCGCTTACAATGGTCGGATACACGGCTTTTACTATCTGGACGACGGCTTGGAGAACAAAGTTCCGAAGACAGGCCAACGCTGCGGATAATAGAGCGTCAACGGTGGCCGTGGATTCGCTCATAAACTACGAAGCTGTCAAGTACTTCAACAATGAGAAATTCGAGGTTGCGCGCTATGACAAGGCTTTGAGAGAATATGAAAAGAGCTCCATCAAGGTGGCTACCTCTCTGGCTTTCCTCAACAGTGGGCAGAATGTCATATTCTCTACGGCCTTGACCGCAATGATGTACTTTGCAGCTGAGGGAGTCGCCACGGGAAGCCTGACTGTTGGAGACTTGGTCATGGTAAACCAGCTTGTCTTCCAACTGTCTGTTCCCTTGAATTTCCTTGGCTCCGTGTATCGTGAACTCCGACAGTCACTCTTGGATATGGAAACACTATTCAATTTGCAGAAAGTGAATGTGAACATTGTGGAGAAGTCGACAGCGAAACCCCTGGCCTTGGTCAAGGGCGGAGAGATCAGATTTGAAAATGTCAACTTCGGATACCACCCCGAGAGACCAATTCTGAGGGATCTTACGGTTACCATTCCTGCTGGAAAGAAGGTTGCCATTGTTGGTCCCAGTGGTTGTGGTAAATCCAccctgctgaggctgctgttcAGATACTATGATGTCCAGTCCGGCCGCATCCTCATTGATGACCAGGACGTTCGCGACGTTACTGTCGATTCTTTACGCCGATCTATCGGTGTGGTGCCTCAAGATACCCCCCTGTTCAACGATACGGTCGAGCACAACATTCGCTATGGTATGATTGATGCATCTCACGACCAGGTCGTCGCAGCCGCGAAACGAGCTCGCATTCACGATATTATCGAGAAATTCCCAGATGGATACCAAACCAAGGTCGGCGAGCGGGGCATGATGATCTCTGGCGGCGAGAAGCAGAGACTCGCAATGAGTAGATTGCTTCTCAAGGACCCtcctttgctcttcttcgacgaGGCGACCAGCGCGCTGGATACGCACACTGAGCAAGCCTTGATGATGAATATCAACGGAATTCTTCGCGAAAAGGGACGCACGAGCGTATTTGTGGCTCATAGGCTGCGAACCATCTTTGATTCAGACTTGATCATCGTGCTGAAAGAGGGACGAGTTGCGGAGATGGGCACCCATAGAGAGCTGATTGATCGTGTGGGTGTATATGCTGAACTTTGGAGCGGtgagtttttctttttcctaaACGTTCGTGATGAGCCAATTGCTaatattctctctttttttttaatagcgCAAGAAACAATGTTcagcgaggatggcgaggCAAAGGACGAGGAGAcagaaggagaggaggcttctgagaagaagaattagATACTGGATTCTTGGTAACGGAAACAACTGGAAAGCTGAGCATGAAATGAGGATTTACATGCCAGCATGTACTCATAAGTGTATAGAGTATTTAACCAACTTTGCATATGGACATACCAACCTTATAACTGCCTCTTGAgattttcttcttgtaacttttcttctcctcgcaAGCTTTCATACGGATTTTGTCGAGTAATGCTTTGCGGTAGTATACGTCTGTCGTATTCCTTTCTGCTTGCTCGAAGAGGGAAAATGAGGTCGGATTTGGGGGGGTTTGTCGTCTCGTACGTCTTGTCGGATAATTTATCGTCTTGTTTCGCGGTCTTCGATGGTATTCCTGATCTATatcctcctctttctgcAGAGACGGCCGCTGCTTTTTGTAACACTAGTCTGTTGCTTATCGAAACGCGGCTTTTGAATCGCTCGTGAAGCATATGCTGGACGCATTAGATCGATGGTCATCAGTCCTATTTATTAGACTGGTGTCGGCTACCAGTACTTTGTTGTTACTAAACTCCTTTGTTGCTCTTCGGATTATGATATGGAACGATATTCATTTGTTCTTTATACAAACAAACTCTTTATTGAAACAATGAACAATATTGGAACAATTTGTGTGCTGCTTCAAAAGTATGAAAGAAATTCCTTTATATCTGTTATTTAGTTATCTGCTGGAGAACACGTCACCATGGTCGGACTGGAAATTTATTCTCAAAATGTAGCTCGTCTTCAAACTGAGATTTCGAATTTGACATGTCAACCTTGCCATATAATCTATTTCTAGCCGTGAAGTCGTTATTGTTCTGTATATATCTGCGATTCTGGACATAAAATGGCAGTTTCGCTAAACACCATGGGCACTCTTCTTTAATCTCTAAACGCTGCGAATATCTTTTGCGTGCCTAGTCGCGAGCTCTTCTAACAATTCTGAAGCTTTTTGCGCGCCTCCTTGGTCATTTAATTCTTTTCCCAAAAGATGGGCTCTGGCTGAATAGCTCTTGTCTGAAAGGATCCTGTTAGCAGCTGCCTTGACTTGATCCGAGGTAGGATTATCGTTCTTGAGGTCGATGCCAGCGCCACACCATGCCACTCGAGCAGCTGTATCTTTCTTATCTTCTGTTTGGCCCgcgcagagaagagggactCCGTGAGAAAGCGCTTGGGTGATGCTTCCATAACCGCCATTCGTTATCAGCAAAGAAAGACGTGGAAGTAAAAGATGATATGGCAGCCAGTCTGCATAACGGACGTTGTCTGTTTCTCCCACCTGTGCTTCCACATTCTTGCCGTGCGGCGATACGACGATCAGTAGAAGTGATGGGTCGTCCTTCAGGGCTCGGACAGAAGGGGTGATGAGGGACGTGGGGTCCATGGCAAGTGTTCCTTGAGTTATTCCGATGACTCGTGAATGCGACATCACGGTTTCCCACCAAGCGGGTAGCTGTGATGCGGTAGTAAGAGATAGCCTAACGAGGGGACCGACATAGGCTACTCGGTTCTTGTGCTGCTCAGACTTTGGTTCTAGCGAGAACTCGAGTGTTGCGCACGAGGCTTGgatgtgaagaagaggactGTACGTGAAATACTCTGCCGGCTCGCCAAATGGAAGATTCTTCAGTCCGAgcaattttctctcttgatTGATTACAGGGGCCAGAAAGAGCGGAAGTAGAATCCATTGGTtaatgagctgctgcagaccATTCCACATCAAGCCCAACCGAGACGCTGGAGGAGAGCCTCCTGATACCGGAAATGGTGCTGCAGCCCCCGAGGTATAGAATGGT is a window encoding:
- a CDS encoding uncharacterized protein (EggNog:ENOG41), translating into MMSMREEDQYRLVLAIQGASVLSDDQIPWGKLLDKKFRNQWSRGTQILLWDRLKQTVPDWETISVLDVAQYIINEYNRTGSLPEVTGSGYDDDEREKELLGHTHPRTKPTAVAKSAEFVEDSGAEDEHHDDGQQNQDDKLDITIDPALMGEPPLSPPKTTPKQKKATRVRPRAKKPKKVSLSQDPIEESEPILPPSTIDEGEESNLDEAQVRKSKTPSKFKSVNTTLEEDGVAAPEEEPYSDSIMDDMEDLPARVLA
- a CDS encoding uncharacterized protein (TransMembrane:1 (i12-34o)) is translated as MRSLAMPRIFHYRTTVALSLYKILFPMTPILPLLQLGADRFSKMPSLVNGVSVADVVSYRSLYMEDIVGTLFPAASERLFNETIHRVSRDAFGELDPSWGLNPSLPVKTANVVISDTLIANFRSKAVKPIVGIRRFIGGRKIELKSGEVVEADTVICCTGYNNDFSLLEKEFDPASNPSPRWVKAPGSKNRPCPRLYQNVFSLKAPDSLAFMGCVTFINGTFCVADIASMCIAQVWSGRASLPPARQMQRWMDRHEERMCSLAQTGPVFPASLPQGEWLAWADKTAGLGAAEHLGWGWKGWRFWWRERRLWKMVMDGPLTAALWRLFPGRRKCWDGARAQIERINQEVERKREEAWERELKEISDTDSSN
- a CDS encoding uncharacterized protein (EggNog:ENOG41), translated to MASVEALWSNLMSRLNDIEVNETHQSIAVAAIATFLVLLFTTKALSGSPTTIAANGNQKIPSSPSYWLPFLGHALSMVFGKDSFLAGMRSRFPEGIFSLKMAGRMHHFVYKPSLAAALLNLQRPAEDEQMLANRLLESTFGVSKKDQAIYNKIFPEALAQWKHLSSEPGLSEVTNVTLSQVKQNIINLVTFSPNPMDQTEWEKLADVDVIEENTKEGPITQVDLTELTRNFVAITVIPAIYGTDFVENFPEIWKWMWIYNESFVLLATGVPAWVPWPRLQRGKLARRRVLAMLYEFNEAMDRHLNGEENDPKWQNLDNVSRLVKGRIELFRKHGVSLEGRAAFDLALLWASVANSNALIPWMLFELYRDPVLLEQVREEIAPHVNAVQPENEFGSAVWVPPVLEDIDIDGLITKCPLLKASYIETLRVYSGGWSMKLMYHDTVLEERGKGGESFLLKKGTYAHIPQELHQFDPQYFSNPKEWQAERHIRETVDENGKKSLIADMGTLRPYGGGLKMCKGRQFALREILLYTAAIITFYDMQAPKGGSWSEPQTRKLVANRHPKKPLKVWVKRRGQLAKDEGNEES
- a CDS encoding uncharacterized protein (TransMembrane:4 (i158-179o191-210i272-299o305-325i)~BUSCO:EOG092D0Q9D) gives rise to the protein MIPRILPRAALACPRSSVAKAHSLPLWLAQKPIAALHRPLRTSAACRYDRTPSPVPESLKPAPTSPNASAAAATTATTATTATTATTATTATTATAATAATAASSAKDAAKKPNNVAADPLATVEKSNTEQRKADWAIMKEMSRYLWPKGDVGTKVRVGLAVALLIGAKVLNVQVPFYFKSIVDSLNIDVAAVGGTATTVAGAMILAYGATRIGATLFQELRNAVFASVAQKAIRGVARNVFDHLLRLDLSFHLSKQTGGLTRAMDRGTKGISFLLTSMVFHILPTALEIGMVCGILTWQYGFKFAAVTALTMVGYTAFTIWTTAWRTKFRRQANAADNRASTVAVDSLINYEAVKYFNNEKFEVARYDKALREYEKSSIKVATSLAFLNSGQNVIFSTALTAMMYFAAEGVATGSLTVGDLVMVNQLVFQLSVPLNFLGSVYRELRQSLLDMETLFNLQKVNVNIVEKSTAKPLALVKGGEIRFENVNFGYHPERPILRDLTVTIPAGKKVAIVGPSGCGKSTLLRLLFRYYDVQSGRILIDDQDVRDVTVDSLRRSIGVVPQDTPLFNDTVEHNIRYGMIDASHDQVVAAAKRARIHDIIEKFPDGYQTKVGERGMMISGGEKQRLAMSRLLLKDPPLLFFDEATSALDTHTEQALMMNINGILREKGRTSVFVAHRLRTIFDSDLIIVLKEGRVAEMGTHRELIDRVGVYAELWSAQETMFSEDGEAKDEETEGEEASEKKN
- a CDS encoding uncharacterized protein (EggNog:ENOG41~CAZy:GT1); this translates as MKFLLHSHFPAGHAYPMQAVSQALADRGHQVVWLTSADNEARVKATGATFVKTRAIATIDAPFVKDNSTGLLDRQFHRLRARVEAQVADYRAVLAEFAADALLVDVFPHGARALHELGEIPAYATLGVIPFYTSGAAAPFPVSGGSPPASRLGLMWNGLQQLINQWILLPLFLAPVINQERKLLGLKNLPFGEPAEYFTYSPLLHIQASCATLEFSLEPKSEQHKNRVAYVGPLVRLSLTTASQLPAWWETVMSHSRVIGITQGTLAMDPTSLITPSVRALKDDPSLLLIVVSPHGKNVEAQVGETDNVRYADWLPYHLLLPRLSLLITNGGYGSITQALSHGVPLLCAGQTEDKKDTAARVAWCGAGIDLKNDNPTSDQVKAAANRILSDKSYSARAHLLGKELNDQGGAQKASELLEELATRHAKDIRSV